The Mangifera indica cultivar Alphonso chromosome 8, CATAS_Mindica_2.1, whole genome shotgun sequence genome has a window encoding:
- the LOC123222629 gene encoding poly(A)-specific ribonuclease PARN-like yields the protein MVATTRLLSQKRFFSAKTLHRNHLQWPVKQITKSNYNDSLEEIKHHISTSHFVAISLQNTGSFSSPWHRLSAFDTLHTAYSKAKFAAERFQIFQFAVCPFKIEACKIIARPYNFHLFPRDELKLGMPSYSFTCQTSSLNSMAKEGFDFNACIYEGISYLSREQESSAKLRRGNPIIVDQEKSSFAATPAPAVADTIFVERIRSRVKHWKNAHTDSSFKTDEALVRSLRNIILGTEQHGSRPCTTIDVCSERQVQLVLKMLEEFSDDLVPLLIPAKSGGTQAIRAVLTSSKEDRDLLKRELHDLEVEQDKKVRGFREVIDLISASQKPVVSHNSLNDFVFIHSKFLAPLPPNVVEFLSSLHVAFPQVLDVSHLMMDIGPAITSISANTSYLKKRFFAPMDVEFPHQATENESKIHGHNVLKICHLFGRLCSVLKLIPTSSQSGNHHLASTLDGFTNIFNLNSDSCQEPTDEDIRVWTNNTQKVRCKDVAFLWGFRKRMSARMLKTILQGSHEVFTEEFDVKLVDRSCAMVVFWQPSFCEIFVDIMNSENICGALKEMVSEGLKATGYQTYKRVCSSGLWEAELADALDKALALPDTNFEADNETNTSEIYWSKELKINLDDL from the exons ATGGTGGCCACGACTCGGCTTCTCTCACAGAAACGCTTCTTCTCCGCCAAAACCCTCCACAGAAACCACCTTCAATGGCCCGTAAAACAAATCACAAAGTCAAACTACAACGACTCTCTCGAAGAAATTAAACACCACATTTCCACCTCCCACTTCGTAGCCATCTCCTTACAAAACACCGGCTCCTTTTCCTCGCCATGGCACCGCCTATCCGCCTTCGACACACTGCACACGGCTTACTCCAAAGCTAAGTTTGCAGCCGAACGGTTTCAGATATTTCAGTTCGCCGTCTGCCCCTTCAAGATTGAAGCTTGCAAAATCATTGCCCGTCCGTACAACTTTCATTTGTTCCCCAGAGATGAACTCAAGCTGGGAATGCCTTCTTATAGTTTCACATGTCAAACTTCGTCTTTGAATTCCATGGCGAAAGagggttttgattttaatgCTTGTATATATGAGG gGATATCATACTTATCAAGAGAACAAGAATCTTCAGCTAAGCTTCGGAGGGGGAATCCAATTATTGTTGATCAGGAGAAATCTTCTTTTGCTGCTACACCTGCCCCAGCTGTCGCTGATACAATTTTTGTTGAAAGGATTAGATCTCGTGTTAAGCATTGGAAAAATGCACATACAGACTCGAGTTTTAAGACAGATG AGGCTTTAGTGAGATCCCTGAGAAATATTATCTTAGGGACCGAACAGCATGGATCTAGACCATGCACTACTATTGACGTTTGTAGTGAACGCCAAGTCCAACTAGTACTAAAG ATGTTGGAAGAGTTCTCTGATGACCTTGTTCCTCTGTTAATCCCTGCAAAGAGTGGAGGAACCCAAGCTATTCGTGCTGTTTTGACTAGTTCTAAAGAGGACAGGGATCTTTTAAAG AGGGAGCTTCATGATCTTGAAGTGGAACAAGATAAGAAAGTCCGTGGATTCCGAGAGGTGATCGATTTGATTTCTGCTTCACAGAAACCTGTTGTCTCCCACAATTCCCTTAATG ATTTCGTAtttattcattcaaaatttctggCTCCCTTGCCTCCTAATGTGGTTGAATTTCTGTCTTCCTTGCACGTGGCTTTCCCCCAAGTGCTTGATGTCAGCCATCTCATGATGGATATTGGTCCTGCAATAACCAGTATATCTGCAAATACATCGTATCTAAAGAAAAGATTCTTTGCACCCATGGATGTGGAATTTCCACACCAAG CTACTGAAAATGAAAGCAAGATTCATGGACATAATGtgttgaaaatttgtcatttgtTTGGGAGGCTATGTTCTGTGCTGAAGCTCATTCCTACTTCTAGTCAATCCGGCAACCATCATCTGGCTTCAACTCTTGATGGATTCACAAACATCTTCAATCTTAACTCTGATAGTTGTCAAGAACCAACTGATGAGGACATCAGAGTTTGGACCAACAACACACAGAAAGTAAGGTGCAAGGATGTGGCTTTCCTATGGGGATTTCGCAAGAGGATGTCTGCCAGAATGCTGAAAACCATTCTCCAAGGGTCCCATGAAGTTTTTACCGAAGAATTTGATGTCAAATTGGTGGACAGAAGTTGTGCCATGGTGGTATTTTGGCAACCCagtttttgtgaaatttttgtgGATATAATGAACAGTGAAAATATTTGTGGAGCTTTGAAGGAAATGGTTTCGGAAGGACTAAAAGCAACAGGATATCAGACTTATAAAAGGGTTTGCAGCTCAGGTTTGTGGGAGGCAGAATTGGCTGATGCCTTGGACAAAGCTTTGGCTCTTCCTGACACCAATTTTGAAGCTGATAATGAAACAAATACATCAGAAATTTATTGGTCCAAGGAATTAAAGATTAACTTGGATGATCTCTGA